One Glycine max cultivar Williams 82 chromosome 8, Glycine_max_v4.0, whole genome shotgun sequence genomic window, GCGTGACTGTAGCAGCAGGGGTCCAGGTTTTGCCACCTCTCCTCAAATTTATGAATGTCATGGCAGGGAAGAAGCATGAATGGCAGTCTATGAACCAGTTACCGGTGCTGGTTGAGTTGGACCGTGAGTTCCAGTTCCATTCTATTTTCGTTTGTCCTGTCTCCAAGGAACAAGCAACTGAGGATAACCCTCCGATGTTAATGTCCTGTGGCCATGTCCTCTGCAAGCAGTCTATCTTGAAGATGTCCAAGAATAGCACAAAAATGTTTAAGTGCCCATATTGTCCCTTTGATATTGATGCAGCACAGTGCAAGCAGCTATATTTCTGATGTTTGATGGATTTGTATGAAACTCTTGTATAAACTGAATCATGTTTTAGCAATAGTTGTAACCACGTTTGCAAAGGCCCATTCCTTGTTGTGATTTCTGTATTAGTGTATTTCATAAATTTgttgtaaatataaattattttttaatctggATATGACTGGCAAGTccttcattaattaataattatcagAAATCGTTGGAATAAGCTTTGATACACACGAGTTGGATTTTCCTCTCCCAATGGGTCAATGAGTCGCTTGAACTGTGACGATTCTTACTTTTATTGCTACGTGCTTCCATTTTACCGTTTAAACACGAAGTTATCAacgtctttcttttttttaaaaaaaaagttatcaacGTCTTGATTAAAAACATGATAGCAAGATCAGGGTAATTTATTACACTCTCCGACTCTAAATGTGacacctttttttaaaaaaattgtttctttctttttataagattcTTATATAATGGTctcttgtattaattattttattctaaaatacttttaattaattaacaaatgttttagtaaaaatataaccaatgttaaaaattaatgagataacataggagaagatgaagaacaacCGGTGAAGTAATAATTAAGCAGAATGagagattattaatttttaaaaaatattaaaaaaatatttaaaaaaattgcaagaacaataatattttaactttccgttaatttttcatataattttatcaaacattatCAATATGTTTTAAGTTATGACTTATTCAAGCTTAAgttgaatttatttatattgtttagtctgtgttttttaattgtgatttataTTACtagaataatataaataaatattgatttttttaaaacaaataaacatttataaaaatttattaccgACAAAATATctgttgataataaaaaaagtttaaatttgtaatttagttGATAATTGGTAATTATCGATAGATTATTCATCAGTCAATAATGATAGTTACATCTGTCAGTAATTATCTACGGATTTATTGTGAATAATTCTGTTAGTAATTTCCGACGAATCATCAATATCCATTGGTAATTTTTTCCCATGATGTAATTGGCGACGAATTTTCGTAGTTACTGACGATTTTGATCGTGGGTAATAATGATATTTCTTATAGTAATCTTGTTGTATCCATGCTTCGAAAACCATTAATTTACTTGTTAAACAATTATATATGCTCTATAGTGTACCTTTATCGGGATTTACATATTATAATCCTCCTTTGAGATGTACAATTGAAAAGTACCAAGTAAAGACTTTATGAACCCAACTTAAGTTGAGCAAATTAAGGAATTCCTCAGTAGTGTAGCCCCAAAAGTGAAGGAAACGGGACACGGGACCagccaaaagataaaaaataaggtaaataattaaatttgtccATCAAAATGTGagatacaaataaattaatttctaaaaaatgaaaaactaatttttaaattttgtaatttaatgttaaatagtttctctaaaatataatttattatcaaattaattattaaacattataatttagtaataaaataatttcacaaatttaacAATAGAATTAATTTGTCACATTTTTTATAcacttaataattaaattttatattttacatcttttaaaaataaatttatcaccgCATCACATTTTTTACaaagaatttgaatatttatcctaaaaaatattttaggctTCATATCTTGCAAAacaccttttcttttcttcttctcccatCTTTCTACAAATGTGACTGAAGTCATAACGTCCAACTCTTGCGCAGCATGAGAAGGGTCTCACCCCATCATTGACCCAACAATTAAGTGATGGTCACTAAGTTACCATTGTCAAATTCTTATTGAGATATTTAAGAACTAAATAATATAGTAGCGTGTGACTACTGCGAAACCAGAACAATGATGGGAATGTTGAGCAGAACAATGATGGGAATGTTGAGCAGGTCCTTGACCTTGACATTAAGATCACTCACATTATAGTTTATCAACTACACGATGAGATTAATTTTTTGGGTTGAGAGAGACAAGCATGTTGTTGAGATTCAATTTTTCTACCTTGATCATACTTCAAGATAAAGCGTTAAAAGTAACATATGTTGGaatataatgattatttttcatattaagaATCCGAGAGGGACCAATTATGGAGAGCATTAAGACACTTTTTAGTCAAATCTTGCCAATTCACATGGGGTTGAACTCTCTTATTAATGAAGGTGAGAATTtagatttatataatataaaataattttacattctaattcaatcataaattatttaaaattttaaaataattattataaatatcaataaatttaaattcaaatacaaaatacacattaaaaaaaatcaagtcaaAATTCTCGAATTGACCTAGAAGCAAGAATTCTTAGCTTCAGATCTACCCTCGTTCATTTGTTGTGGTCTGCTTTCCAAACATGCGGACAGTCtattattagataataatataaatttatttatttttatttataggaatTGAATATAATAAAGTTTATAATGTTCATACaatatatttaatcaattaaattataccACATAGTAATatagatttattttatgttattaatgtatgattttctctatttttcttagggtgatgtatgattttttcttaaatattaaaattaaatataaattgtaaGATACCTACCTAGAAGTGAAATTCAGTAAGATTcatattatcattaataatgACTAATGGAtgacttttcaatttctttcatgTGCCTAGCCAACacgaatttaattttaatttttaatatttaaaacttGCTGTTTTATCCAGATTGAGTGCTTGTGTTGGTCTGGGATACCAAAATTTGCACATCGACATAATTCCATTGCTGACAGAAAGCAAAGTGAATGCCAAATTGGCATTGATGATTTGACGCACCGTCTCAAGATTTGTTTGTATTACACATTACACATACCTTTATAAAGAGCCGACACGTGGCACTATGAAACTCGATAACCAGATAAGCATTTCCAATAAAAGTTTAGGGTACAATTACATGAATCTCATCATACAAGTAGGCacactttgaaaataaaaacttcatcttaaaaaaatgtccataatgaaaagaagaaagagaacatGCACGCACCTTACCTTATCCCCATTTTTTCCCCTGTACTTTTAATTTGTAAGGACGATAGAAAATGAGTCCTTCAATTTCTCATTGGTGTGTAAATTGTCTCTCTCATCATGATTTTAGTTGCTTGCCATCACTTCGCATTTTTTGAAGTGATTGTTTGGCACCATGGAAGCACAAACCCCACTTACCTAGTGCGCCACACATGAGTAGCACCTAGCAAAATATTCATAGAATTAAGATAAGATCTTCACCATAGGAGTAATTCAAGATGAGCTGtcaacaaaaatcatatctcaGTTACATTGGTTTCAGATAGGATTGGAATTGAAAAGCAAAGTGCTCCCATTCTCATACAAAATTCTCTAATtctctaaagttttttttttaacatgttatttgtaagaaattattttgcaaaaaataatgataattttttatcaaaaatcttaaacaaagataagataaatatttttctttaacacaATTCATTTCATatctaaaaactaataaaaatttaaatttaaatcatttgatTAAAGAGAATAGGTCACTGTCATATATCTATATTTGTATTGTTTGTTATCTTTCACCAAAGTTGAAAGACTAATTTCATGTAATGCCAAAAGAAGTTCGAAGTACTTGACATCGTCCTTTGTCCTAAACCTGAAATGAGACCCACTATTTGGCTTTCTGGACACTACCAGAAAATTAGCAGCTcatgcaaacataaaaaaaaaaaaaaaaaaaaaaaaaaaaaaaccattagtGCCTGTCACGAGTTTTTAACATTTTCCTTGACAAGACCCAATAATGCCAGCTTCAATTAAGAATAAGgtatatttgaaaacaaaaggagcAAAGCTACAATCCCAATCAATTCAtttgttatttcaattttttttacagaaaaatatTTGATCCAACTAGAactgaattttcattttgtaaataaaatctcaaagtttaaattttataaataagaaaatatatttagaaaaaaaaacttgatagatgataaatttttttataaaaattaattatcaataaaattaatatatattctcAATTTCTCACTATTAACATAGATACTTAAATATTGTCTGCACTCTGCACATAGATACCTAGCCGTCAAGTACTGCTTGTCCGTATTAAGGGTCTAGTGACCATGTCCgtcttttcatttctctttcgcatattttttctttgttctgcaaaaatatttttatccacACCAAAAAAATCTACTCCGTCTATTCTTAATATGTACTTTTagcatattatttttgttttaaaattttggttagTTCACAATTTTAATGTATAATAATTATGCATTTTTTctgattatattattatatacagTGTAGTgattatgataataaattagtaattttaaatttcacaaGATATTTACAATGGAATATTATTAGTTGCACATTTATATTGAAAACAAATTCTGTGCCATTAAAGGTggcataaaaatatcaaaaagtgaattcacaataattataaaaaattacagtaagttagaaattaaataataaaaaatagtataattttttttcttagttcaAGGGTGTCCTTCAAGACTCAGTTATTAAGTATGAGACTAATCCAACATACAATAGTGGTCTAAAAAAATTTTATGcagaaaaaatcaaatataaattctctcactaaatataattttttgggaTACTATAAAGCAATAAACAagaatttgttttatatatatcaaataatgTGTAAAGAAACATCTTAAATAACTAGTATTgtttagaaatgaaaagagtaatatttaatgttataaatagttaaataccCTTCTACCAGTTACCCTaatttttgaagagaaaaattatttattactttttttttttttttaccaaggaTGACCTAAgtcaaaattataaagagaCTATTCGTGGAAACATAATATCCACAAAGttaaattaatatgttaaaattaagaTTGAATTATTTGAGTATTACTTGAATTTGATCAttgtcaaaaataatttttaacctgACATTATTTGACATTACTTATCATTTGATTGAATTTCACATTAGATAGAATTCATTTCCTCATATGAATAAGAggattaagacaaaaaaaaaaaaaaccacaaagTCTATCCTTAGTCAACTATTACTTTCTTTAGGAATTAGGAGGCTCACTAAAACAATGGAAATTGAAAACCCTAACTGAAACAATGTCTATGGTTAGCCAACCAACCGCAACTGCATTTCCTTTCCTTAATTAAGTATGAGAGATATCCAGAGTTCCCAATCCTGCTGCAGACATTGCTTAATCTTTTTAAGAATTGAGGTATAGTGATGAGTTTTGTGGACAGGTTTCATGATTAGAGCCATAactacttaatatttttatgccaAGCTAACTAAAGTGCAGTAGCTATAGCTTATGCTTATAATTCAGTCATCAACACAATACAGTATCCTTAATGTTTTGTGAATCCTCCCATCCAGTATCCTTTCTTGAGCATAAATCggaaaaaaattttattgaCACTTTATTTTCTCCCTTTACAAACTACAAAATTTAGAACTATactgaaaaaagagaaaaaatacatttaaaatctGGCATCCTCGAAGCCATGCAAGTCACTGACTCTGTTCATAGACTTTCTCATAATAGCCACTTTAGCCAGTCTCTCAGCTACTCTCCAAGCCGACATCGGCGTAAGTGGCTCCCCCTTTTCATCGAAGCAATTATTATTACAACTACTTCTTAACTTTTGGCTCCTCAGCTCGGCTTGTTCGGATTCGAGCCAGCGCAAGCACTCATCACCCTGTTCGCGGCTCACAGATGCTCGAGCCGAGGATAGCAACTCAAGCGCGCCAGACACGTCGTTACGAGCCATCAACCTTCTCGACTCGGCTACGGCGCGAGCGCTGACCTGGCAACGTCTCAACCGTTCGATTCTGGGGTCGCATGATCGAACCGTGCGGGGTCGCGGAACGTTTAACTCACGATCCTTGGAAATAACAAGCTCTCGAGTGAAGGGGTCACGATGGGAACACCGTACGGATATAACACGTTGGTGGGACCCACGCGAAGCTGTGCCAGCTGGCACTTTCAACTCCACTAGAATTTCTCTCCCCTCCGCCGCGTAGAGATCGCCGAGCGCGACGGATTCCGGCGAGAGAGCGTCGGTGCAACCCTTGGCCAGAGAATACACGGCGGAGATCTCCGCCGGAGCCGAGCGAGACGTGAGTTTTAACTCGAGTTTGAAGTCCTGTGCCGCCACGCTCAACAAATTGCCCACGCGCTTCGCTAACTCGTGGTCGTGTTGCGCGTGGTTACACGCGCCATCGTAAGAGTATCTCAGTGAATGAATGTCGAAGCGCGTGGAGGATAATCGCTGATCCTCGTGGCTGTTTGTGAGGAGAATGATTTTCGCGACGGTGTTCTTCTGCCGCCGATCTTCCAGAACCCTCGCGGCTTTCTTCAGCGCGTTGTTCCTCGCCGCCGTTCCATCGCGGCGGAGCTCAACGGTGGAAAGCGCGTCGACTACTCGCCGCGCCGCCATCTGGCCGCGGCCGGTCATCCTCCGCAGGGGAAACAGCCGTTTCGATCCGCCGGAGAATGCGACGACAGAGAGACGATCAGCGGAGCCGAGCGACGAGATAACAACCTGCATCGAGCGCTTCAGCATCCGATACTCTTCGCCGGAAACACTCCCTCCGACGTCGATCACCGCGACGAGATCCGCCGGCGGCCGATTCGCCGCCGCGTTACGCGGCTGAGACTTCACATTCAACACCGCAACGTACGTCTCGGAACTCCGGTTGGAAGCCACAACCGCAGCCTCCGGCGAGAAGAACGCGTCGATGTTTTTGGTTCTGATCATCGACGACACATTGAAATTTGTTTCTTCGTCGttttgttcttcatcttcttcttcttcgttctcACTAGATTCGGGAATCGGATTGAAACGCGAGACCGACGTGGGCGACATGAGAGGCTCGTCGTCGTCGTAGTTGTGGAGCTTAAACGACCTCGTCGTTTTGAGTTCTGCGTTTCCTTTGTTTTCGTCTGCGTTTTGCTGCAGTTGTTTCCAGTTAGCGTTGCACACAGGGCACGTGACCATTCGGTGTTTTTTCACGTGACCTGCTAGGCATGGGAAGTGAAAGACGTGAGAACACTCCGCAGTGAAAATCGCTTTTCCTTCGCCGGTTTTCACACTCCGCATGCAGATTTCGCATGAGCCctgcaaaaaaaattcaaaacaaaaaagttataagaaaattaagaataagtaaataaaaaagaaattaaaagggtAGAGTGTGGTTAATTAGGTTAACTTACTTTGGATAAGCGTAAGGTGGATTTGAGAAGAGAGAAGGTTGAGGGTGAGTTTGGGGAAGAGGGAGTGGATTGATGAAACGACACGGGGGTATTGCGTTTGGTGGGAGAGGGAGTTcttgcattattattattgtgtttggAAAGTGGTGAATTGGTTCGGGAATGGAGGGTGGGAATTGATGATGAGAAATTGGTGGAAGTGATTTTGGGACTTgaattgatgttgttgttgtcgtaACAATAATTACAATTTTCTGGTTCTTGCGTGTTTTGGGGAATGGTATTGGATGTGCGAAACGTCCTTCTCCATCCCGAAACCATATTTCTGAGTTTTCTCACTCACTAGCTGAGGATTTTGATGGTTTTGTTTTGTGGAGACGGGTTGCAATGGGGAAAAGCTTGTGCACTTGAAAGTGGTTATTACGAAGGCTAGAGGAAAGGAAATGCCAGTGGACTAGATAGATTGAGAAGTGAGGAGTGAGAACCCCTTTAATGTTCTTGTTTTCCTCCTTTCTTCCCCACCactctatttataaataaaatatttctgttttgttttttgagaGCCAGATAGATAAACCAACCCAATGGaaatttggaaagcttttgaTGTTACCTTCCAAATTCAAAATGTCATCCCAACTTGTGTTCTATTTGCTTTTAGTTTACATTCTTTAGTTTATATATTTCAGTATTTTttacgatatatatatattgaaatagagatattatttattttcactcttattttcttttagtctAATGATATTATAGATAATGATTCTAATGAGTAAATCACTTTTACCTGGTATTTCATTTCAtgcttttgtaaaataaatgttgaaataataaataaaattgtaaaaaaggaaaatataaataatgtaaCCTTTAATAATGACTGGTTTTTTACATTTGAGAACGATCCAGCAAGTGGCATAAACCTATTTCCATCTCTGTTTTTGCTTCACGCACGCACATGGGTTGCTCCGATTCATCCCTTAAGCCTTAATCTCTGTCACTTATCCTTTTCTAACAAAGCCAAAATCCGTCTCAGCAATTCATCCTTGTTCATTTTCAAACTTTATAAACAATTTGACATAAAAAACTACACGAATTATTATTAGTAAcgagtttcaactttcaatggCCTTTGTGTACTGTGGTGCAACGTTGATTGTTGAATAGAATAACCAAGTTTTACGTCTCTGACATCTGGTATATTCTTAATTTATGTTGTGATCATTCAATAGTACtcatagtttaatttaattaaggtTGTCGTtagcaaaaaaatatacaaacaaTTAAGATTGCAAAAAATTCCAAGCTGTAAACAGTAAAAGTGAATTTAATGTGTAAGTTTTTCGTGCATGAAATCATTCTTCCTCACAGTGAATTTGGTGCTTCGGAATAGAGGCTTTTAAGTGGTCAAACCATGTTAATATTATTCAGAAAAGAAAACACTATGTCAAtagtattttctatttttttttttcattcgtaaaagaataaaattgtttttatatatttatttcttcgaaagttcaagaattaaaatattattatttttttaattttatttgttatcttaaataatttacaCACTTGTTATAAATGACATAGAAATTATAGTGAAAGTcgtattaagaaattaaaataatttcaatacaaACAAAGATATTTATTGCATTTCTGAATTTTGTCTGCTGGGTAGATAGATGAAAAAGTTTTACTAACCAgtgtttttaagaaattaatcgttttttttattaaaacttaCATTGaagacatatttaaaaaatcgtgataaaatatatgaatatagCATTTCTTTTCATTACTTTTGAGACTTTAAACAGTGTCAATAAAGAAACGGTTaacatatatgtaaaaaaacatatatgtaaaaaataattaaattaatattaaatgaattttactatataatatttataaaataaataaaaaatatcacattaaGTTCctagtaattaatatattatttatttattttatataaaaaatatttatttgaaatgaaaatatttatcctCCACTCCTTTTCCttctaaaacttaaaatacagACCTGACATTTGTGAACACGAAAAACACATCATCTGTCCCattaatgatttataataataacaagaaaattctgatgaaaaatatctttttcccttggccatttattttgtttccatTGGAGCCTATGGATTGACACACGGTTAGAAATAGAGATATTCCTAAAAGCTgccaataattatatataacttattCATATGGACAAACAATGTAAAGACTCAGAGATAATTAATTCTACAAATCTAGAGTGCCCGAGTGCCAATCATTCTATCTATATTATGTAGAATAAAAGGCTTTTTTCAAGGTTAGTGAATGGTGATCGTGGATCTACAATAATTGGGACACATGCCATGCCCCATAATACGATTACTACCAACCAAAAATCATGAATTAATCTCACATAGTaacataacatatttttttagcatACTATATTTATACGaaattattcctaaaaaaataatgacaaatCTTCATTAAAAATCTTGAGTActgtgaatatttttttcttaataaaaatcaaaattcaagaatTATTTTGTTAAGAGACAAACTACTACTATATAATAAAGCACTTCAGTGTGTTGTAAATTGCAGCATGCATTATATGTTAAGTTTTTGCCTCTCACACAGCACATGCATTAGTTGCGCGCCTcgctaaaatgcaaaacaaGACGACCTCTGCATAATGAATTCTAGACTCTAGTAGTATTAACTAAACTTCTTTTAGATGAGAGCTAATAACtgtaaaacacttttttttagcaCACGTACtattatagttaaaaaatattaaaaattataaaattatgaataaaatttattaaataaagacgGAGACCTGTAAAATTTTATGATTGAagactatttattttaatattttgtttaaaataatgcacttatatataataatggGGAACATTTGTTTCAGGTCATCTTCTATTCTAGAATACAAAGTGAGAATATCTATTAAGTTTAATGATTATGTACatgtaaaaagaattataaaattgacatttgttagtattaaaattaataaatttcatacATTGTAtaactatataaaattattttatcatttgtatatGACTTATTTTCTCATATTGATTCTCATTCTCATGTATACGACAAAAGATTtccaaatatcttttattttcacagtaaaaaagaagtatattttattttcagaaaaaaagttatattcctACGTTTTACCTAAGTGGAAAAGTGATGTTCACATAGGAATATCAAAACTTATTTCTATCACAacttataaatttcatttttatttaaatcttttgaatttaaaaattattctaaaaatattaaaatatatataaacaattttttgaatATTAATAAGTCGTTGGTTCAAATGAAATTAAACTCGACCTCTTTTTAAACAAGATATTAAATTTGAGTGTtgtaagtgaaaaaaatattattaaaaaaagatatttcattcatgattaattcGTTTCTCTAgtagaaataaattattaataaaattagtagatattttatatcaatatcgtgatataaaaatatttttttaaatatacccAAAATAACGTTgttaattataatattcttgaaaattaaattcaagtaAATGTAATATGTTACCTTCAAAAAAATCTTGTTTACTGTTAACATTTCCCATTTCTTTCACTAACACACTGACATGAtctatatgttttttcttttacgcATTGATTAATGAGGAGATAAAAATTGAAGCATTGCTAGCGGCAAAAGTCCAAATCAGGTCCCTAAGGAGTAGCTTTTAGTCTTCATCATCACTATTGCAGCATTTGTACGCCAACCCTTTTCAAAACGACTGTCAAGTCCTGTCGTATTCATTCTGGTAGAAGGAGTTCATACTAGAACTAGGTGTAAGCAAGGGACAGTTTTCGCCATCAGGCTGTACCACAATTGGTTCAACCCTAATAAATTTAGCCACAGCAAAACGATATGTGCACACAGAATGTTCTAGTGGCATGCatttcaaaaagcaagacaATTAAGGATTTCAGGGGACTTTAATTTGAGACAATGACATGCATGTACCACAATGTTGCACAAATGACATTGACAGGTAACATGCAATTATCATAAGATTGTTGcaacttaataaaaaatcttaaatttaaatcttacataaataaaaaattgactaaaaaataaaacaacttaaGTCCAAACTTTAATCCTACTACTAGAAaagttatttgttattaatttttataagaaaaaggtCTCATATCAATCTTATGCAAGCAAAAAGCCTATGTAAGCTGGCAAAAAAAAAGATCATATATATAGTTGTcttatttaaagtaaattaattttttaaatttattttagattttatttattattggacTGATTCTGTACAAATATTCGAAGAGTTTTTCGGTATAACGATTATATTTGATTCAAATAGGATTGACTattctatgaaaaaaaaattgacattgaCTAGCAAAACATGCATTCCATAATGGGGTGGTTTAAGAAGAAACGCGTGGACCCATTGTTTGCCAACACGAAAGATAATTGAGAGAAACATTTGTAACCTTAGCTTAATCCACGGATGGTGTTTATGGTTTTTCAATGGGCAATGTGGCAACGTAGGACACATTAATGAAGAAAGCCAccctttgtgtgtgtgtggatgGCCTATGTGTGGTTTCAATTTTGATCTGACACACTTTGATTATGATCTGATCTAAACAGACTTCGATGAAAATCTTGggaaaaaaatttgaaggatATTTTGTCCTTTTGATAACGTTGTCAAATTGTCGTCCAAAAAATGTTCTGAGCACCATGTAAGAGCTGATCCTTATCAACGAAGGAGGGAAAAAATCTAGGAATTTCAGCATCCTCCGGCGATCTATGTCTGTTCTTTCCTTAATTTGTACTTCAATTGTGACAAAAATTAGAAGACTCTTGACTAGATAGGTCGAAAGAGATTGATGATACTACCAAACAAGTTTAATTCTTGGATGTCTTTTGGATTGTTGCTCGTCGATCTGTAAATGGACTTAGCTATATGACATGCAATGAGACTGAATATGCTAAACATTTAATGATGATTTGTGAGAAAGCACATGCATATATTTTGTCACCAATggaagtgtttttctttttttgtgtgtacAAAGGAAACAAATTTGTACAATGGGAAGAAACTTTTAATACTACCAGACTAGATGCCAATGGTATCAGTTTAAACCACGAGCGGTTGTATCTTGTTATAACTACTCAACTAATCCCTTGTAgtaaaaacattttcttaataaaGTTATTCACCCAGCAAGATCTTAGTGGCTTTAAGGAGAGTTGGATAATGTCCATAAAGAGAATGATACttaactgttggatcaagtgacct contains:
- the LOC100779269 gene encoding probable E3 ubiquitin-protein ligase EDA40, which gives rise to MVSGWRRTFRTSNTIPQNTQEPENCNYCYDNNNINSSPKITSTNFSSSIPTLHSRTNSPLSKHNNNNARTPSPTKRNTPVSFHQSTPSSPNSPSTFSLLKSTLRLSKGSCEICMRSVKTGEGKAIFTAECSHVFHFPCLAGHVKKHRMVTCPVCNANWKQLQQNADENKGNAELKTTRSFKLHNYDDDEPLMSPTSVSRFNPIPESSENEEEEDEEQNDEETNFNVSSMIRTKNIDAFFSPEAAVVASNRSSETYVAVLNVKSQPRNAAANRPPADLVAVIDVGGSVSGEEYRMLKRSMQVVISSLGSADRLSVVAFSGGSKRLFPLRRMTGRGQMAARRVVDALSTVELRRDGTAARNNALKKAARVLEDRRQKNTVAKIILLTNSHEDQRLSSTRFDIHSLRYSYDGACNHAQHDHELAKRVGNLLSVAAQDFKLELKLTSRSAPAEISAVYSLAKGCTDALSPESVALGDLYAAEGREILVELKVPAGTASRGSHQRVISVRCSHRDPFTRELVISKDRELNVPRPRTVRSCDPRIERLRRCQVSARAVAESRRLMARNDVSGALELLSSARASVSREQGDECLRWLESEQAELRSQKLRSSCNNNCFDEKGEPLTPMSAWRVAERLAKVAIMRKSMNRVSDLHGFEDARF